Genomic DNA from Thalassoroseus pseudoceratinae:
AGTCTCCGGTGTTAATTTGTGGCATGATTCTGTCTCGGCCGGTCCGTACGATATGCCGTCACGCGTCTTGTGCAGCGACGGTTGGGTTGCGATGATGCGGGGGCCACAACCGGGCCGGACCGCGTTGAATTCGGCTCAGAATAACAAATCCTCCGCCCGAGAGGAATGCTTTCCGAATGATTGTCACTCGATGATTTCCACACCCACGACAACGCCCGTCAACTGGCAACAGGAAATGTCCCGCGCGGTCCGTGAACCGGCCGACCTTATTGAACGTCTGGGACTGCCACCAGAATGCACTGAACCCGCACGGCGAGCGGCTCAGTTGTTTCCGTTGCGAGTGCCCGAGAGTTATCTGCGACGGATGCAACAAGGCAACCCGTCGGACCCATTGCTGCGTCAAGTTCTTCCGTTGGATGCCGAATTTGATGAGGTGCCGGGCTACGTCTCCGATCCCCTTGAAGAATCGGATTCGCACCTCGCCGCCGGGTTGTTGAAGAAATACTCCGGACGAGCTTTGATGATCGTCACCGGGCAATGTGCCATCCACTGCCGATACTGCTTCCGCCGTCACTATCCGTATGCCGAGGAACCTCAAGGGCTTACGGCATGGGAACCGGCGATTGCCGCTATCGAGGCTGACACGGAACTTCGGGAAATCTTGCTCAGTGGCGGCGATCCACTGATGCTCTCTGACCGCAAACTGCATTGGTTGACCGATCGACTCGACGCCATTCCGCATTTGCAACGCCTTAGAATCCACACCCGCTTGCCGATCGTCTTACCCAGCCGCATTACAGCGGAGTTGATCAGTTGGCTACAAAATCTCCGAATGACGCCGTTCGTGGTGGTTCACGCCAATCATCCGCAGGAAATTCAAGCGGATTGTGCGGACTCACTACGCACATTAGTCCGCTCAGGCATCCCCGTATTGAACCAATCGGTGTTATTGCAAGGCGTCAATGACAACGTTGACGCACTGACGGAATTGTCCGAACGGCTCACGAACTTGGGCGTCATCCCGTATTATTTGCATCAGACAGATCACGTCGCCGGGACCGCCCACTTCGCGGTGGACGAAACGAAAGGCCTGGAATTGATCGCCGAGATGCGACGACGACTCCCCGGCTATGCCGTCCCGACATTCGTGCAAGAACTGCCGGGAGAGATGCATAAACTTCCGTTAAGCCCGTGACATGACCGCCGACATTTCGACTACTTTTGCTCGGATGTTTCTTCCTCTGTAGCCGGTGCTTCGGGGTATTTAGCGTTGAGTGCAACAACAAATCCTCGCAACGCGGCCCCCCGACGTGTGGGCATCAATCGACTCTCGCCGATGGCCTTCAAGACGGCTTCGGCGTCCATCACGTTGACCGCCGCTCCGCCGACCATTTCCGCCGCATCTTCGGCAGGATCAAACTGCTCCAAGCGGCGAATGTACGTGAGAGCCTCGTTCAATTTCCCATTCTCAAGAAGCTTGCTCGCAGCCCGCATGGCTGCTTCCGCAACCTGGATGGAACCAATCTTCCGAGGCGGAGAATTGATCAAGTCGGCGAGCTCATCGACCGAACCCTCGGCTAATACTTGATCGATCTTTTGCTGATAGGATGCGACCGCCGGAGCCGGTTCACCATTGGCCTTCGCGAGCAGAACCTCTTGCAATGCCTGATATTTTTCGGCGGCGGTTTTGAGATCGTAGGCATGTCGTCGGTACTGTTTCTCAGCCGTCCGTTTCTGATCATCCGTCAACAAGTTCAACTCCTGCCCCAGCGTGTTTTGGATAGAGGCGGAGTTCTGATCGATTTCCGAAACAAGACTTTGCATCGCGTCCAATGGTGGCGTGATGGCTGCGATCAACGCTCGCGTTTTCTCCACCAATGACTTTGACTGATCTGATTGTCCAAGTTGTCGATGAGCCGCCGCGGCTTCGGCGGTCGCGATCGCGGATAGCTCCAAAGCATCCGCCCATGGAAGTGCAATTTGATAATCGTAAAGTTCTTTCACGTCGGGCGTAGGTCGGGCGTCTGGAGTTTGGGAACTCGCGATTTCGGTATCTGCTTTTGCCAACCAAGTCTTCGCGAGATCGGTCTGCCCGAGAGTTGCCAATCGACGTGCGACACGAGCGTGCACCTGTGTGCGAACCGACCTCTGAACATCGGCGGAGAGGCCGCCCAAGGATTCGTCGAACCCGGTCAGCGTAACGAGTTGGCTTTGAGCCGCTTGGTTCGCAGCCACGTTTTCACCCCACGTTGCCAAAGCCTCGGCCCGTGAATTGATGTCCTGAATGCGATTCGCCCATTCCAATGCCTCTTTGCTTTTGCCATGAGTCGCCAAAGTTCCGGTGACACTGACCCGAGACGGATCGGCTGGTTCCACCAAAGCGGCGTGCTGCATTTGTTTTGCAAAATCGAAGTTCTTGGTTTCCCGTAGCGATTGGAGTTTCGCCCAGTAGACTTCCTTGTCCTCGCGGGTGCGGAGTTTCGACAACAAGTCAGCGGCTTCGTCCGCTCGATTTTCCGCGACCAAAACCGCAGCCAACCCAGTGATGGCTCGCCAATCCGGCTGACCGGTTCCGCGAACCTTCCCGGCCAATTCGAGTGCTTCATCCAACGTCTTCGCCGTCGGTTGACCGTTCGAGATTTGATTCCACGCAAGATCGGTCAACGGAATAATGCGATAGTCTGGACGCTGCACGCCGAGCTTCGTAAGACGTGCCAATTGCTTCCGGACAGCTGCTTCATCACCCCGTGCGGCGTGAATCGAAGCAATCATTTGAATACCGTAGGCCGGGTCACGGTTGCCCATTTGCGGCGTGTGTTCCGAATACTTGACCATCTCGGTCAATGCGGATTGCCGAAGTTCCTCCGGTGTCACTTTCTCAGGTTCAGTAGCGACAACCTCGGTGGCTTGGTTGCCCTTGGGATTCTCGAGGGCTTCGATTTGTTTGCGTTGGCGTTCGAAATCTGCGTCCGTCATGCCCGGTTTGGCTGCGTTCTGCATGGCGATCGACGGGTCTTCACGCAGGACGAACCACCACACGCCGAACCCACCACCACCGAGCAAAAGAATCGCTATCGCGGTCAGCATTCCTGCCGACAATCCCGAGGACTTCTCAGGTTCTGGTTCGGGTTCTTTTTCTGGCTCGGGGCAAGTGAAGATCGGCATCAAGCAATCAGGATTGATGCACC
This window encodes:
- the epmB gene encoding EF-P beta-lysylation protein EpmB; protein product: MISTPTTTPVNWQQEMSRAVREPADLIERLGLPPECTEPARRAAQLFPLRVPESYLRRMQQGNPSDPLLRQVLPLDAEFDEVPGYVSDPLEESDSHLAAGLLKKYSGRALMIVTGQCAIHCRYCFRRHYPYAEEPQGLTAWEPAIAAIEADTELREILLSGGDPLMLSDRKLHWLTDRLDAIPHLQRLRIHTRLPIVLPSRITAELISWLQNLRMTPFVVVHANHPQEIQADCADSLRTLVRSGIPVLNQSVLLQGVNDNVDALTELSERLTNLGVIPYYLHQTDHVAGTAHFAVDETKGLELIAEMRRRLPGYAVPTFVQELPGEMHKLPLSP